Proteins co-encoded in one Lacerta agilis isolate rLacAgi1 chromosome 6, rLacAgi1.pri, whole genome shotgun sequence genomic window:
- the LOC117049257 gene encoding tigger transposable element-derived protein 1-like, giving the protein MDKSSKGKRTVITVEVKKQIISKHESGVRISELATQFGMAKSTICTMIKNKDAIKGASVAKGVKTLKQRTQTMEEMEKLLLIWITERQLAGDRISESIICEKALHLHADLVANTPGASAEVESFKASRGWFEKFKKRSGIRSKHSEASSTNKLDADQFVLEFRDNVESHSITDKLDADQFVLEFKDYVESQGFVPQQVFNCDETGLFWKKMPRRTYITQEEKALPGHKPMKDKLTLLLCANASGDFKLKPLLVYHSENPRIFKKNSVIKSKLHVMWRANSKAWVTRQFFIEWVHEVFGPSVKKYLQEKNLPMKCLLLMDYAPGHPPGLEDELLEEFAFISVRFLPPNTTSLIQPMDQQIISNFKKLYTKAMFQKCFEVTSDTELTLREFWKNHFNILHCLHMIDKAWKDVSQRTLQAAWKKLWPDAVPEHVTEAVEEDVPIVEDIVFLGNSMGLEVSGADVEELVKEHGTELTTEELQNLLREQQKAATEEISSEEEGESRESVSTAKIKEMFAKWAEMQAFVEKYHPDKAAVSHATNTFNDFAMSHFRQILKHRQKSQVKIFW; this is encoded by the coding sequence ATGGATAAAAGCAGCAAAGGCAAGAGAACCGTGATAACTGTTGAGGTGAAGAAGCAAATCATTTCCAAGCATGAAAGTGGGGTCCGTATAAGTGAACTGGCAACGCAGTTTGGTATGGCCAAATCTACGATTTGCACCATGATAAAAAACAAGGATGCCATTAAGGGGGCCAGCGTTGCAAAGGGTGTTAAAACGCTCAAGCAACGGACACAGAcaatggaagaaatggaaaaattGCTTTTAATATGGATAACCGAAAGGCAGTTGGCGGGCGACCGCATTTCTGAGAGCATCATTTGTGAAAAAGCTTTACATTTGCATGCCGATCTCGTCGCAAACACCCCTGGAGCAAGTGCTGAGGTTGAGAGTTTCAAGGCAAGCAGAGGGTGGTTTGAAAAATTTAAGAAGAGAAGTGGCATCCGCAGCAAACACAGCGAAGCTTCCAGTACCAACAAATTAGATGCCGACCAGTTTGTTTTGGAATTTAGAGATAACGTCGAGTCGCATTCCATTACCGACAAATTAGATGCAGACCAGTTTGTTTTGGAATTCAAAGATTACGTTGAGTCACAGGGCTTCGTTCCCCAGCAGGTTTTCAACTGTGATGAGACGGGCCTCTTTTGGAAGAAAATGCCAAGGAGGACCTACATAACACAGGAGGAGAAGGCACTGCCAGGGCACAAGCCCATGAAAGACAAGCTGACCCTTTTATTGTGTGCGAACGCAAGTGGGGATTTTAAGTTGAAGCCGTTGCTAGTCTACCATTCGGAGAACCCCAGGATATTTAAGAAGAACAGCGTTATCAAAAGCAAATTGCATGTTATGTGGAGGGCAAACAGCAAAGCTTGGGTAACCAGGCAATTTTTCATTGAGTGGGTTCATGAAGTGTTCGGGCCAAGTGTGAAAAAATACCTCCAGGAGAAAAACCTTCCAATGAAGTGCCTGCTTCTTATGGACTATGCTCCAGGTCACCCTCCAGGCTTGGAGGACGAGTTGTTGGAAGAGTTTGCGTTCATCAGTGTGAGGTTTTTGCCCCCCAACACAACTTCTCTCATCCAGCCCATGGACCAGCAGATCATATCTAATTTTAAGAAGCTTTACACCAAAGCAATGTTCCAAAAGTGCTTTGAGGTGACCTCGGACACAGAGCTAACCCTAAGAGAGTTCTGGAAGAATCATTTTAATATCCTCCATTGCTTACATATGATAGACAAAGCATGGAAGGACGTGAGTCAGAGAACGCTGCAGGCAGCGTGGAAGAAATTGTGGCCGGATGCTGTCCCAGAACATGTAACGGAGGCTGTTGAAGAGGATGTTCCTATTGTTGAGGATATTGTGTTTCTGGGAAATTCCATGGGCTTGGAAGTGAGTGGTGCTGATGTGGAGGAGTTAGTGAAGGAGCACGGGACGGAGCTCACCACAGAAGAACTTCAGAACCTTCTGAGGGAGCAGCAAAAGGCGGCAACTGAGGAAATATCttcggaggaggagggggagagcagaGAAAGTGTGTCTACAGCAAAAATCaaagaaatgtttgcaaaatgGGCTGAAATGCAAGCTTTTGTTGAAAAATACCACCCGGATAAAGCTGCTGTGAGTCACGCCACAAACACTTTCAATGATTTCGCTATGTCTCACTTTAGACAAATCTTAAAACATCGGCAAAAGTCTCAAGTGAAAATATTTTGGTAA
- the CSNK2A1 gene encoding casein kinase II subunit alpha yields the protein MSGPVPSRARVYTDVNTHRPREYWDYESHVVEWGNQDDYQLVRKLGRGKYSEVFEAINITNNEKVVVKILKPVKKKKIKREIKILENLRGGPNIITLADIVKDPVSRTPALVFEHVNNTDFKQLYQTLTDYDIRFYMYEILKALDYCHSMGIMHRDVKPHNVMIDHEHRKLRLIDWGLAEFYHPGQEYNVRVASRYFKGPELLVDYQMYDYSLDMWSLGCMLASMIFRKEPFFHGHDNYDQLVRIAKVLGTEDLYDYIDKYNIELDPRFNDILGRHSRKRWERFVHSENQHLVSPEALDFLDKLLRYDHQSRLTAREAMEHPYFYPIVKDQARMSSTNMPGSSTPVSSASMLSGLSSVPTSSPLGPLAGSPVIAAANTLGMPVPAAAGAQQ from the exons TAACCAAGATGACTACCAACTAGTCCGGAAATTGGGCCGGGGCAAATACAGTGAAGTCTTCGAAGCCATCAACATCACAAATAATGAAAAAGTAGTTGTTAAAATCCTGAAG CctgtgaaaaagaagaaaatcaagCGTGAAATCAAAATCTTGGAGAACTTGCGAGGCGGCCCCAACATCATCACCCTTGCAGACATAGTGAAAGACCCCGTG TCTCGGACCCcagccttggttttcgaacatgtAAACAACACAGACTTTAAG CAATTATACCAAACGTTAACAGACTACGACATCAGGTTCTACATGTATGAAATCTTGAAG GCCCTGGATTATTGCCACAGTATGGGAATAATGCACAGAGACGTCAAACCCCACAACGTCATGATTGACCATGAGCACAGAAAG CTCCGGCTAATAGATTGGGGTTTGGCTGAATTCTATCATCCTGGCCAAGAGTACAATGTCCGAGTGGCTTCTAGATACTTCAAAGGCCCAGAGCTCCTCGTAGATTATCAG ATGTACGACTACAGTTTGGACATGTGGAGCTTGGGTTGCATGCTCGCCAGCATGATCTTCCGAAAGGAGCCCTTCTTCCATGGTCATGATAACTATGatcag TTGGTGAGAATAGCTAAGGTGCTTGGGACAGAAGACCTATACGACTACATTGACAAATACAACATTGAACTTGACCCCCGTTTCAACGACATCTTGGGCAG ACATTCCCGCAAGCGATGGGAACGCTTCGTCCACAGTGAGAATCAGCATTTGGTCAGCCCCGAGGCCCTGGATTTCTTGGACAAGTTGCTGCGATACGACCACCAATCCCGTCTCACGGCGAGAGAAGCCATGGAGCACCCTTACTTCT aCCCCATAGTGAAGGACCAGGCTCGGATGAGCTCAACCAACATGCCGGGCAGCAGCACCCCCGTCAGCAGCGCCAGTATGTTGTCAG GGCTTTCTTCAGTGCCAACGTCTTCACCCCTGGGGCCTCTAGCGGGCTCGCCTGTGATAGCTGCTGCCAACACCCTAGGTATGCCAGTTCCAGCTGCCGCGGGAGCCCAGCAGTAG